GACTTGCAATCATGGAATTAGAGTGGCGTGTGTAGTGGACTTTGTTGACATAGAGTCCAAATAGTGTCTAAAAGTAAGAGAGACGAGACAACATCGTTGACAAATCTCCCCAGATGTCGCCAGTTGGGGTTAAGTAGAAAGTACTTGAGCACAGCCCTCACATGAAGTCTTCTCTTGTGTTAAGGCACAATCTAATTTTCTTGGCAGCcaccattatgttttttttaaatgaatcgAAAGATGTGGCCAACAGATGTTTGGTTAGCTTTGGTTTCAGAATTAGCCTCAAATTAGGAAGCAGTAACGATTTCACAACAAATCTGATACTTCCGATCACATGACACATCTGTAAACATCTGTCATGTGATATGATTTCActttagggctgcaactaaaatgaaatgtatattttgacGATTAACCCTCTGTGAGTAAAGGACATTAAGAGTAGACGTATTTTAAAAGCTGTACATCTaaagaaatgttccttttttcctctctgtaaCAGGATGGCCACAGAACATTTtaaggacacatttttgatgCTCTGGGGCAAGTTTTTCTGAATAGATCTAGCTAGTTTTCAGCCAAGATGAATACAGATGAGGATCCGTGCCACAGCAAGCACTACATCGAAGCCACCAAGAGCCCGCTGATCAGCGCCATCATGTTCGCCATGGGCATCTTTGGAAACGTGGCCGCCCTGGTGATACTGGAGATCCGAGACGCAGGAACACGAGGTCCGAGCAGGGTTGGCGGCGCTCGTTGTTTCACGTCCTCATCACGTCGCTGGTGGTCACGGACCTGGCGGGCACCTGCCTCATCAGCCCGCTGGTGCAGCTGTCGTATTCGCGCAACACTACCCTGGTGGGGATGGCGCCTGTGTCCAAGAGTGTGTGCTCGTACTTTGGAGTAAGCATGACCTTCTTCAGCCTGGCCACCATGTCGCTCCTCCTCTCTATGGCTCTGGAAAGGTGCGTTGCTATCGGGTACCCCTACCTGTACAGCCGGCACGTCACCAAGAAATGTGCCTACATATCAATCCCGGTGGTGTTTTTGCTATGTATGTTATTCTGCCTCCTCCCTTTCGCTGGGTTCGGTAAATATGTACAGTACTGCCCCGGCACGTGGTGCTTCATCGACATGAACCCTATAGGAACCAAGGACCGGGTCTATGCCAACCTGTACGCCACCCTGATGCTAGTGCTGGTGCTAGCTATAGTGGCGTGCAATGGGTTCGTGGTGTACCAGCTGTTCAAGATGTACCAGCGTCGGAAGAGGAATGGCGGCTCCGTGATGGGCGCCACGAGATCCAACGGCGAACGCAAGGCTATGTCTATGGCGGAGGAGGTGGAGCACCTCATCCTGCTGGTCTTCATGaccatcatcttcatcatctgcacGCTGCCTCTGGTGGTAAGATGACAGCACATGCATACACCCTTACGTATAGTTTTATGGGATGAAAGGTGTCCAGTTTGTCTGCTGACCTTTGTTTCTTCATGTAAGGCTGAATGTAATCTAATAAGGACTGACTGaaagcatttcatttatgtAGTTGGTGTTAATTAGCTTCATGATAAAGATTCGAGGCGGATTTTGAAGACTAGGGTTTTACCTGGCATTGATACACAGGGgtaaacacatctttgaatgaaAGCATATTCAAAATGGAGAGTGGAGCCTTTTTATGTTAGGATATATCCATTTACAGAGCGTGAAATGTAGCTATGGTAACTAATCTGAATTGTGTTACAACAAATGTATCTTTGGTGGCTTTCAGACCCTTTCAACATATCAGCCAGAGCATAAACATTTAGCCTTATATGTAATGCAATCTGATATAGatctgtgtgtctctgcgtACTTGTGCCATTATGTGGACCTGCAGCtattcataaataatacaatagaCTATGGGCTGTTCTGATGCCAAGCAATAGACAGGAAACCAAGTAGCAGTGCCTTTTTTTAGCCGAACTGACTCAGCTACAGAATGAAATTTGGACAGAGGGCGTAATTAGAAGATGAGGGTTTGTTTCTGTAACAAGTCCACCTTTTCAGAGGTCCTTAAGCTTGTACTTGTCCTCCATCCTGCAGTGGGTTACTGTGTATGATCCTGAGCCCATAAAGGATAAATAGGCAAGGATTGTGATTAGCTAATGGCAGTGCTGGCACACCACTTTGTGGGGTAGTTTAAGTGAACTTTGACAGATTTCTAATTGAATTGGCTcgtgaaaaacacacaacagatgCTAGGAAGTAGATTTTGGGGACTATAACAGTCAGGATGGGTGGACGTACGTACAAATTCAACCCACAGTTGACCTATCATCCAGTCATTTGTCTCTGTGAGACTCTGGGGCAATCTGTTGCCACCTCTGGTATGAAAGTGTCACTGTGGATTTCAAAGGTTTAATCAATAACTCCCCGAGCAGAGTACATTGTTGTGCACTTCATCACAGACAGCACTAATGAAAGTGCCGCCGCTGTGTCTTGAAACGCAGAGTCACAAGCTGCATCCCTGCTACGATCCACTGCTCCTGCATCACACTTCATCTAATCGCTTCCAcaacttcacaaacacactatttcattaGCACAGGGTTTATTCAAGTAAACAAAGTGTGTGCAAAtccttttattactttttgcCGAGTGTTACAGCTCTTTAACTTCACACTCAGTCACTGAAGCGTACTTAGCAAACAGTATCTGATTAAGCCTCTTAGAATTGAAGGATTTTATGGCATCATAAGGCAGATACTGATTTAGTGCTGAATGACGCTATTAACTTTTATTCCACTAGCTGCTATTATGGTGAGGAGAATTCATTTGCCACGCTATTGCTGCCTGAAGTAGAAAGCTCCCAAAGTATCCACGAGGCGATAGCAGTAAACAGACAGATGAGCACAGTGTACGCCTCAAGCATCCTATCATTTGTGTCCATTTGAAAGTGGTGACTTATTATATCGACCTCCTCTGTATACTGTGTATCAGGTGCAGACTCCTGCAGGTAGAGGACACAGTAGGTATCACCTTACTTCATTAGCTGTCTTCACTGCCTCATCAGGAGTAAAACAGATGACTCGGTACAGTGAGGTGAAACAAGGACACACAGGAAGGAGGCAGGTCTGAATTGCAGTCCCTATAGTCTTCTCCGTGCATTTTTGTTCTAATATCTCTTAAACTCCTCATCCACACATGCAGTTTTATTGGGGTTAACTTCAGTCCTATGGTAAGCCACAGCCAACACCACTGTGTGGACAGAGTAGTGAAACTATGGAAAAAACACCGTATTACAAAGCGTGCCTGCCAGCCACACCTGGATTAGAAATTCATTTCTTCTCCCCACCTTTCACATAATCATTTTGTTAACCTACAATAGccattgacatttaaaacagactCAGAAGCTTTACACCGTTTCCCCATTTATGCTCCAACAATATTATGTTTACTCACACAAACTGagaacaacatttcaaaatgaggtTTAAATTTCAAAAATCTTTAACAGATTTTcaccagttgttttttttacgaGGAAATATGTGACATCATTTAAAATTGAAACAGCATTTGGTGTTGTCTCGCCTAGAGGGAGTTACATTAACATAACTGCATGACATCAGTcggaaatgttttatttatttttaaatccctgTTGATTTCAACTTTGGCAGCAGGGAACATTTCTAAATGAGTTCTACATTTGCCAAAGACTCCCAGATCTGTTCCTTTATCTCCCCACCCACTGATGAGCAGTCAGTACACAGGTCCTTTTAGGCTATTGACGTGCAGCTTGTCTGCGTCCAGCTAATAGCCTGTCTTACATTTTCTCTATCAGAAACCCAGTTTCAGTAAGCAGACCTTTCCCAATCGCAGTCATGTAATCAACGTCACTCCTATATGATTCATTCCTCCTATGGGAATCTTATGTCACACAAACTGGGAAATGACTTACTTGCGGCGGTCACTTTCGGCTCTCCTCTGCTCATATATCCACAGAATGACCGCATTAACTTATTGGAAGACAGACCCATCTGCGGGAAGATGAAGAAAACCTTTTACCATATTTCACTCAAAGCGCACACTAAGTGATTATGCTGAATGGGCGGCGGTCTCATCTTTTTCATGAATGTCGGCCCTCATGTAGAATTTCTATTCCAGTTCCTTTCTTTTTGATGTAGTTGAAAGCAGAGACGTCATCTCTGATAGCAGCcgttcatttattattatctcaTGAAAGATCATTTGAACATCATGGTGGTGTTATTTGGCGTCTGACTTTCCTTAGCTCCACCGACTTGCGCCACTGCTGGTTCCAAAAAAAGCAAGATCACGACAGCCAAAGATTTTGAAGGTGTTTTATATCCGCTCTGtggtcacacacactttccatgGCTTCACATTCAATCATACTAAGAAAAACTATACGTGCATTATTTATTACGAACCTTATATAAACACTCAGTGGTGTCCGATCAGCAATCTGATACCATAGTCTGAgatcacacgcacacacacacacaaatgctgtTCCTTCTCAAGTTTAAACTGGGGCCGgggataggtgtgtgtgtgagtaataaTAATGTGCCTCTGGCTATCTGGGATTGcattaaaaatggaaaaggCCAAACAATAGCCC
The Eleginops maclovinus isolate JMC-PN-2008 ecotype Puerto Natales chromosome 24, JC_Emac_rtc_rv5, whole genome shotgun sequence DNA segment above includes these coding regions:
- the ptger2a gene encoding LOW QUALITY PROTEIN: prostaglandin E receptor 2a (subtype EP2) (The sequence of the model RefSeq protein was modified relative to this genomic sequence to represent the inferred CDS: deleted 2 bases in 1 codon); the encoded protein is MNTDEDPCHSKHYIEATKSPLISAIMFAMGIFGNVAALVILEIRRRNTRSEQGWRRSLFHVLITSLVVTDLAGTCLISPLVQLSYSRNTTLVGMAPVSKSVCSYFGVSMTFFSLATMSLLLSMALERCVAIGYPYLYSRHVTKKCAYISIPVVFLLCMLFCLLPFAGFGKYVQYCPGTWCFIDMNPIGTKDRVYANLYATLMLVLVLAIVACNGFVVYQLFKMYQRRKRNGGSVMGATRSNGERKAMSMAEEVEHLILLVFMTIIFIICTLPLVIRVYINSIQKRESHPMDLIALRFISVNSIIDPWVFILLSPSVLHFCWAYISRAPLGLSRGSVFKSSMAKENSPGNIELSRPTLEYTEHFPSGESL